A genome region from Ottowia testudinis includes the following:
- the modC gene encoding molybdenum ABC transporter ATP-binding protein, with protein sequence MSGDPALEIRARVAFGSGPDAFVLDADLPLPGRGVTALFGSSGCGKTTLLRAMAGLVRPQPGRIVVGGEVWQDDAAGVWLPTHRRALGVVFQEASLFPHLSVQGNLDFGEKRVPAAQRRIALDQAIGLLGIGHLLARRPSQLSGGERQRVAIARALATSPRLLLMDEPLAALDAARKAELLPYFERLQRELRIPILYVSHSLDEVARLATHLVLLDAGRVLASGPTGELLTRLDLPLAHGDTASTVIDGELAAIEAEWGLLQVRFAGGLLHCVQAAGSPARRVGERLRLRVLARDVSLTLAPAQDTSVLNVLPTTVRVMADDGPAQTLVALDAGGTTLLARVTRKSAYALRLAAGQRLFAQVKGVAVLD encoded by the coding sequence ATGAGCGGTGACCCTGCGCTTGAAATTCGCGCCCGCGTCGCCTTCGGCAGCGGGCCGGATGCGTTTGTGCTCGACGCCGATCTGCCTTTGCCGGGGCGGGGCGTCACGGCCCTGTTCGGCTCCTCGGGCTGCGGCAAGACCACGCTGCTGCGCGCCATGGCCGGGCTGGTGCGCCCGCAGCCGGGGCGCATCGTGGTTGGCGGCGAGGTGTGGCAAGACGATGCCGCCGGCGTGTGGCTGCCCACGCACCGGCGCGCGCTGGGAGTTGTGTTTCAAGAGGCCAGCCTGTTCCCGCACCTCAGCGTGCAGGGCAACCTGGACTTTGGCGAAAAGCGCGTGCCGGCGGCCCAGCGCCGCATCGCGCTCGACCAGGCCATCGGGCTGCTGGGCATCGGCCACCTGCTGGCGCGCCGGCCGTCGCAGCTGTCGGGCGGCGAGCGCCAGCGCGTGGCGATTGCCCGGGCGCTGGCCACCAGTCCGCGCCTGTTGCTGATGGACGAGCCCCTGGCCGCGCTGGACGCCGCGCGCAAGGCCGAACTGCTGCCCTATTTCGAACGCCTGCAGCGCGAGCTGCGCATTCCCATTCTTTACGTTAGCCATTCTCTGGATGAGGTCGCGCGCTTGGCCACGCACCTGGTGCTTCTGGACGCCGGCCGCGTGCTGGCCAGCGGTCCCACGGGCGAATTGCTGACCCGGCTCGATTTGCCGCTGGCGCACGGCGACACCGCCAGCACCGTGATCGACGGCGAGCTGGCCGCCATCGAAGCCGAATGGGGCTTGCTGCAAGTGCGCTTTGCTGGCGGCCTGCTGCACTGCGTGCAGGCCGCCGGCAGCCCGGCGCGCCGCGTGGGCGAGCGGCTGCGCCTGCGCGTGCTGGCGCGCGACGTCAGCCTGACGCTGGCGCCCGCGCAAGACACCAGCGTGCTCAACGTGCTGCCCACCACCGTGCGTGTCATGGCCGACGACGGCCCGGCGCAAACGCTGGTAGCGCTGGACGCGGGCGGCACCACGCTGCTGGCACGCGTCACGCGCAAATCAGCCTACGCGCTGCGACTGGCCGCGGGTCAGCGCCTGTTCGCGCAGGTCAAGGGCGTGGCGGTGCTGGATTGA
- a CDS encoding MAPEG family protein, translating into MLNPETFLALACIALMLLTFGVGLLMLRRRVQQMRAGRIRPQSLALSAARAALLKDSRASDNYNHLFELPVIFYALCTLALALRWVPVWLPWCAWLFVALRVAHSAVQVSHNRVMQRFRLFMAGFATLGVMCVGYAVALLMR; encoded by the coding sequence ATGTTGAACCCTGAGACGTTTCTCGCGCTGGCCTGCATCGCCCTGATGCTGCTCACTTTCGGCGTCGGCCTGCTGATGCTGCGCCGGCGCGTGCAGCAGATGCGCGCCGGACGCATTCGGCCGCAGTCGCTGGCGCTGTCGGCCGCCCGCGCGGCGCTGCTGAAGGACTCGCGCGCGTCAGACAATTACAACCACCTGTTCGAGTTGCCGGTGATCTTCTACGCCTTGTGCACTCTGGCCTTGGCACTGCGCTGGGTGCCAGTGTGGTTGCCCTGGTGCGCGTGGCTGTTCGTCGCGTTGCGCGTGGCGCACAGTGCGGTGCAGGTGAGTCACAACCGGGTGATGCAGCGCTTTCGCTTGTTCATGGCGGGGTTTGCCACGTTGGGAGTGATGTGCGTGGGCTACGCGGTTGCGTTGCTGATGCGATAG
- a CDS encoding DUF2834 domain-containing protein, producing the protein MNISRSTALAWGYRALALVGGVATWHFNLRYFNAGGSVAPEVFWRAAFANPLTTAMTLDVYVSAIAFAVWVLCEGRPMPHGRRWLMVFVCFGLGLAVALPWYLAHRTRVSGAHKEWHVEP; encoded by the coding sequence ATGAACATTTCCCGTTCCACAGCACTTGCTTGGGGCTATCGCGCACTTGCGTTGGTCGGAGGGGTGGCCACGTGGCATTTCAACCTGCGCTATTTCAATGCGGGTGGCAGCGTGGCGCCAGAAGTGTTCTGGCGCGCCGCGTTCGCCAACCCGCTGACCACTGCGATGACGCTGGATGTGTATGTGTCCGCCATCGCGTTCGCGGTCTGGGTGTTGTGCGAAGGCAGGCCGATGCCGCATGGGCGGCGCTGGTTGATGGTGTTTGTGTGCTTTGGTCTCGGCCTGGCGGTGGCCTTGCCGTGGTATCTGGCGCATCGGACGCGGGTTTCCGGCGCACACAAGGAGTGGCATGTTGAACCCTGA
- a CDS encoding GlxA family transcriptional regulator has translation MTDFTLVVFTDSLTSCVAVTLDMLSAAQVMAPRCRVAAPTWRVLSPQGGVVRLSGGLELSTRKLPQRARPDASVWVLPGIRLEDPAQLRDRLADPRLHQAARAVARHVAAGGRVAASCFAVFVLALAGVADGRRVTTTWWLARALQQHFPACLVDADRMVCADGPITTAGAALAQTDLMLHLLRTHGGYALADWVSRVLLIDARAAQSPYVVPQALAAGDGFVSQLVEQIEARLPNQVSVAQLAQRVAMSPRTLSRRVQHATGKTPMALIQSVRLRKARELLQSTGMGMEQVAAAVGYQDATALRRMVKKTTGVLPSQLRTHGAPHPAAPGAAQRFSPTTLRPESRQAGKPVRNQ, from the coding sequence ATGACTGATTTCACCTTGGTGGTTTTCACGGATAGCCTCACCAGTTGCGTAGCCGTGACGCTCGATATGTTGTCGGCCGCTCAGGTGATGGCGCCACGCTGTCGCGTTGCCGCGCCCACATGGCGCGTGCTTTCACCGCAGGGTGGCGTGGTGCGGCTGTCGGGCGGGTTGGAGTTGAGCACGCGCAAACTGCCGCAACGCGCGCGCCCAGACGCGTCCGTTTGGGTGCTGCCGGGCATCCGGCTCGAAGACCCGGCACAGCTGCGCGATCGGTTGGCCGACCCCCGGTTGCACCAAGCGGCGCGCGCCGTCGCGCGTCATGTGGCGGCGGGCGGGCGCGTGGCGGCTTCCTGCTTCGCCGTGTTCGTGCTGGCCTTGGCCGGCGTGGCCGATGGGCGGCGTGTGACCACCACCTGGTGGCTGGCGCGCGCCTTGCAGCAGCACTTTCCCGCGTGCCTGGTGGATGCCGATCGCATGGTCTGCGCCGATGGGCCCATCACCACCGCCGGCGCAGCACTGGCGCAGACCGATCTGATGCTGCACCTGTTGCGCACGCACGGCGGCTACGCGCTGGCCGATTGGGTCAGCCGGGTACTGCTGATCGACGCACGCGCCGCGCAATCGCCTTACGTCGTGCCTCAGGCCCTGGCCGCCGGCGATGGCTTTGTGAGCCAGCTGGTGGAACAGATCGAGGCCCGGCTGCCGAACCAAGTAAGCGTGGCACAGTTGGCGCAACGGGTCGCCATGTCGCCCCGCACGTTGTCACGGCGTGTGCAGCATGCCACCGGCAAAACGCCGATGGCGCTGATTCAGAGCGTGCGTTTGCGCAAGGCGCGTGAACTGCTTCAATCCACCGGCATGGGCATGGAGCAAGTCGCCGCGGCGGTGGGATACCAGGACGCCACCGCCTTGCGCCGCATGGTCAAGAAAACCACCGGCGTATTGCCAAGCCAGCTGCGCACCCACGGGGCCCCGCATCCCGCAGCCCCGGGAGCAGCTCAGCGTTTTTCGCCAACGACCTTGCGCCCTGAGTCGCGCCAGGCCGGAAAGCCGGTACGGAACCAATAA
- a CDS encoding PhnD/SsuA/transferrin family substrate-binding protein, whose product MWLQPLVLRGAFKGLIGVAMMAALCAAWGQTTVLINPGDQIEGDRLAVFNNWKNALEASLRTVGVHDVQTRFSSDATADLSASRANTFDVMVAPAPTIGSAVRHGYTPVAGLAGTARAVLVTLADSAIADLAQSQGKRLGMPGQDSVVTYLLRGEVQATNISLRKKYASIYQTRYQDALLHCLEVRRCDVVAVEQNVAQRWVAAGAKVKIVWQSREVPGQSVAVRKDAKLPIDSLRTTLMAELSKVSGERHTGAQSAKDFEYVSSLGYFTPRVLAGATLVEDPAMIESLMSSGARYIDTRTRAEFDKGHVPGAQLVPYVEKSAKEPDYDSAHDQFKLQDLGSDKAQALIFACNGAECWKSFKASHAAIKAGYDKVYWFRTGFPAWRDSGRKVVGEKR is encoded by the coding sequence ATGTGGCTTCAACCATTGGTGCTGCGGGGTGCTTTCAAGGGATTGATCGGTGTGGCGATGATGGCCGCACTGTGCGCTGCATGGGGCCAGACGACCGTGCTGATCAACCCAGGCGATCAGATAGAGGGCGATCGGCTCGCCGTGTTCAACAACTGGAAGAACGCGCTTGAAGCGAGCCTGCGCACGGTCGGTGTCCATGACGTGCAGACCCGGTTTTCCAGCGATGCCACAGCGGACCTGAGTGCCAGCCGTGCCAACACGTTCGACGTCATGGTGGCTCCGGCGCCGACCATTGGCAGTGCGGTGCGTCACGGTTACACGCCGGTGGCAGGCCTGGCCGGCACGGCGCGTGCGGTTCTGGTGACGCTGGCCGATAGCGCCATCGCTGATCTGGCGCAGAGCCAGGGCAAGCGCTTGGGCATGCCCGGGCAAGACAGTGTGGTCACCTATTTGTTGCGAGGGGAAGTGCAGGCCACCAACATCTCGCTGCGCAAGAAGTACGCCTCGATCTACCAGACTCGTTATCAGGACGCACTGCTGCATTGCCTGGAGGTACGCCGCTGCGACGTGGTGGCGGTCGAGCAAAACGTGGCGCAGCGCTGGGTTGCCGCGGGGGCCAAGGTCAAGATCGTTTGGCAAAGCCGCGAAGTGCCCGGGCAAAGCGTTGCTGTGCGCAAGGATGCGAAGCTGCCGATCGATTCGCTGCGCACCACGCTGATGGCCGAGTTGTCCAAGGTCAGTGGCGAGCGCCACACCGGCGCGCAGTCCGCCAAGGACTTTGAATACGTGTCTTCGCTGGGCTACTTCACACCGCGTGTGCTGGCCGGCGCCACCTTGGTGGAAGACCCGGCGATGATCGAGAGCCTGATGTCCAGTGGCGCGCGATACATCGACACGCGCACCCGGGCCGAATTTGACAAGGGCCATGTGCCCGGCGCCCAGTTGGTGCCTTATGTCGAAAAGAGTGCCAAGGAGCCCGACTACGACTCGGCCCATGACCAGTTCAAACTGCAGGATCTGGGCTCGGACAAGGCGCAGGCGCTGATTTTTGCCTGCAACGGCGCCGAGTGCTGGAAGAGCTTCAAGGCCAGCCACGCCGCCATCAAGGCGGGGTACGACAAGGTTTATTGGTTCCGTACCGGCTTTCCGGCCTGGCGCGACTCAGGGCGCAAGGTCGTTGGCGAAAAACGCTGA
- a CDS encoding substrate-binding domain-containing protein, with translation MLFAASMVVNAQSIVVASTTSTEQSGLFAHLLPAFKKASGIEVKVVALGTGQALDTARRGDADAVFVHDQKAEEKFVSEGFGVKRYPVMYNDFVLVGPKHDPAGTRGQDIVEGLKRLAAANAPFISRGDKSGTHAAELRFWEQAGLNGAKGSGFKECGCGMGPALNMAAATGAHALADRGTWLNFRNRAGLAILVEGDQRLFNQYGVMVVNPAKHPQVKQAEAQKFVDWVTSPAGQSAIAAYKIGGEQLFFPNAGQ, from the coding sequence ATGCTATTTGCAGCATCCATGGTGGTGAATGCGCAATCGATCGTCGTTGCCTCGACCACTTCGACCGAGCAGTCGGGCCTATTCGCCCACCTGCTGCCAGCGTTCAAGAAAGCCAGCGGCATCGAAGTCAAGGTGGTGGCCCTGGGCACCGGCCAGGCGTTGGATACGGCGCGCCGTGGCGATGCCGACGCGGTGTTCGTGCACGACCAGAAGGCCGAGGAGAAGTTCGTCAGCGAAGGTTTTGGCGTCAAACGCTACCCGGTCATGTACAACGACTTCGTCCTGGTCGGGCCGAAGCACGATCCGGCCGGCACCCGCGGCCAGGACATTGTCGAAGGCCTGAAGAGGCTGGCAGCCGCCAACGCGCCCTTCATTTCGCGCGGCGATAAAAGCGGCACCCACGCGGCCGAGCTGCGCTTCTGGGAACAGGCCGGCCTGAACGGCGCCAAGGGCAGCGGTTTCAAGGAGTGCGGCTGCGGCATGGGCCCGGCGCTCAACATGGCCGCCGCCACCGGCGCCCATGCGTTGGCCGATCGCGGCACTTGGCTCAACTTCAGAAACCGCGCCGGCTTGGCTATCCTGGTGGAAGGCGACCAGCGCCTGTTCAATCAATATGGCGTGATGGTGGTCAACCCCGCCAAGCATCCGCAGGTCAAGCAGGCCGAGGCGCAGAAGTTTGTCGATTGGGTGACTTCGCCCGCGGGTCAAAGCGCCATTGCGGCATACAAGATTGGCGGTGAGCAGCTGTTCTTCCCCAATGCCGGCCAATGA
- a CDS encoding ABC transporter ATP-binding protein, translating to MSDASRAFLDTAVQHAHIGHAPPFIALQNVGVRFGAVQALQAVTLRIAPGDSVALIGGNGCGKSTLLRVVHGLIAPSAGQVQAPPRAAQAMLFQRPWMLRNSVLNNIAIGLWLRGARWTDAKARALQALRRVQLAPLAGRSARGLSGGQQQRLALARAWAQQPRLLLLDEPTASLDPRAKHEVEALMHEFTHAPAGEGEPPLTMLFASHNLGQVKRLARRVVYLEQGCVLADLRVEDFFNRDVLRAVSPRADLFLKGELL from the coding sequence ATGTCCGATGCGTCACGGGCTTTTCTGGACACCGCGGTACAGCACGCCCACATCGGGCATGCGCCGCCGTTCATCGCCTTGCAGAACGTTGGCGTTCGCTTTGGCGCCGTGCAAGCGCTGCAGGCGGTGACGCTGCGGATCGCGCCTGGCGACAGCGTGGCGCTGATTGGCGGCAACGGCTGCGGCAAGAGCACTTTGCTGCGGGTGGTGCACGGGCTGATCGCGCCCAGCGCGGGGCAGGTGCAAGCGCCGCCGCGCGCGGCACAGGCCATGCTTTTTCAGCGGCCCTGGATGCTGCGCAACTCGGTGCTGAACAACATCGCCATTGGCCTGTGGCTGCGCGGTGCCCGCTGGACCGATGCCAAGGCGCGTGCGCTGCAAGCGTTGCGGCGGGTGCAACTCGCGCCGCTGGCTGGGCGCAGCGCGCGCGGCCTTTCGGGCGGACAGCAGCAGCGGCTGGCGCTGGCACGCGCGTGGGCGCAGCAGCCGCGCTTGTTGCTGCTGGATGAGCCCACCGCCAGCCTGGATCCGCGCGCCAAGCACGAGGTCGAGGCGCTGATGCACGAGTTCACCCACGCTCCTGCCGGCGAGGGCGAGCCGCCGTTGACGATGCTGTTCGCGAGCCACAATCTGGGCCAAGTCAAGCGACTGGCGCGGCGCGTGGTCTATCTGGAGCAGGGGTGCGTGTTGGCCGATCTGCGGGTGGAAGACTTTTTCAACCGTGACGTGCTGCGCGCTGTGTCCCCCCGGGCAGATCTGTTTTTGAAAGGAGAGCTGCTGTGA